In Rutidosis leptorrhynchoides isolate AG116_Rl617_1_P2 chromosome 2, CSIRO_AGI_Rlap_v1, whole genome shotgun sequence, one genomic interval encodes:
- the LOC139894020 gene encoding uncharacterized protein: MDGPPVNDCCSICHGNFHIPHQANCSHWYCGNCILQVWNHGSALQPCRCPLCRRQITLLVPGQASSQQLHNPEASEILKKIESYNRIFGSQSSGLSQRVQDLPFLMKRLFRELMDPQRSLPFVIKARVYLALISTAIYVLSPVDIIPEALFGILGLLDDVIIALIFFLHVGTLYRAILVRRYGGSST; encoded by the exons ATGGACGGACCTCCGGTTAACGATTGTTGTTCAATTTGTCATGGAAATTTTCATATTCCTCATCAAGCCAATTGTTCTCATTGGTATTGTG GAAATTGTATTTTACAAGTTTGGAACCATGGGTCAGCATTACAGCCATGTAGATGTCCCCTTTGTCGTCGCCAGATTACTTTGTTGGTTCCTGGTCAAGCTTCCTCTCAGCAACTTCATAACCCAGAAGCTTCTGAGATCTTGAAAAAGATCGAATCGTATAACCGTATCTTTGGTTCACAATCAAGCGGTCTTAGCCAG AGAGTGCAAGACCTTCCGTTTCTCATGAAAAGGTTGTTTAGAGAACTGATGGATCCTCAAAGATCTCTCCCTTTCGTCATTAAAGCACGCGTATATCTTGCT CTAATCTCAACTGCAATATACGTACTCAGCCCCGTCGATATTATTCCCGAAG CATTGTTCGGAATACTTGGTCTATTGGACGACGTGATTATAGCTCTCATCTTTTTTCTTCATGTTGGTACCTTGTATCGAGCTATACTCGTGCGACGTTATGGAGGATCTTCCACCTGA
- the LOC139890331 gene encoding uncharacterized protein has product MGLTSTTICIASTTAAVAVASSSFHLKPRLTTICPHIHFSKISNLSVNQPPRSSNRKDICGRVCCSQVQIEDDIEDEACELVNGIEVSIGEGSDAVNAYLLTAVKNNNGTGVLLLSDIFGFEDSSTRDFAYRIACNGYNVLLPDLFNGDPWRKDRPTGSFEPWLATHTETATKNISTSLKWMVDEFVAAGISNKLGIVGFCFGGGKVIEVLAEDQDGYFGLGVSFYGTRIQPTIAAKIKVPILYITGDEDPLCPVKVVEDIKRDNVGGSKVVVFKGRGHGFVHRPASAEDDKDAEEAFMIMRNWLHNGLVVEKK; this is encoded by the exons ATGGGGTTAACTTCTACCACCATTTGCATAGCTTCAACCACAGCAGCAGTTGCAGTAGCTAGCTCCagctttcatcttaaacctcgactCACAACCATTTGTCCACACATTCATTTCTCA AAAATCAGCAATCTGAGTGTAAATCAACCGCCAAGATCCTCAAACCGGAAAGATATATGTGGTCGTGTTTGTTGCAGCCAAGTGCAGATTGAAGATGACATCGAGGACGAAGCATGTGAGTTGGTGAATGGAATTGAGGTATCCATAGGTGAGGGATCAGATGCTGTTAATGCTTATCTTTTAACTGCCGTTAAAAACAACAATGGAACTGGTGTTTTGCTATTGTCTGATATTTTTGGATTTGAAGACTCTTCTACTAGAGATTTTGCCTATCGTATCGCTTGCAATGGCTACAA TGTACTATTACCTGACCTATTCAACGGGGACCCATGGAGAAAAGACCGCCCCACGGGCTCATTTGAACCATGGCTAGCCACTCACACCGAAACCGCTACAAAAAACATCTCAACATCACTAAAATGGATGGTGGATGAATTTGTAGCTGCTGGAATTTCAAACAAGCTTGGGATCGTTGGCTTTTGTTTTGGCGGCGGGAAAGTAATCGAGGTTTTAGCTGAAGACCAAGATGGTTATTTTGGCCTTGGTGTCTCATTTTACGGCACAAGAATCCAACCCACTATTGCTGCTAAAATCAAAGTACCGATTTTGTATATCACAGGTGATGAAGACCCATTGTGTCCTGTGAAGGTGGTTGAAGATATCAAGAGGGATAATGTTGGAGGATCAAAGGTGGTGGTTTTTAAAGGGAGAGGCCATGGATTTGTTCATCGACCCGCATCAGCTGAAGATGATAAAGATGCAGAAGAAGCTTTTATGATCATGAGAAATTGGTTGCATAATGGTTTGGTTGTAGAGAAGAAGTAA
- the LOC139894019 gene encoding UDP-glycosyltransferase 85C1-like produces the protein MDSELIMDQKKPHVVFIPFPAQSHIKCMLKLAQLQHHKGLHITFINTESNHRRLIKYGGLNDVPGFQFKTVSDGLPATSEDGVEPTQTTMELSLYLLTSFHDSFLDLVSGLENRPTCIISDGFMTFTNIMGAAEKLKIPVVLFWTMAACGYMAYYQSKVLMDKGLIPLKDESYLTNGYIDTLIDWVPGMENVRLRDLPEYILATKPDDMALNWVLGVARLADQVSHMIIHTFEELETSLIKEIKSVVPNVYTIGPLQLHLNQITEKQVNNSNFNRYSLWEEEPECIQWLNSKEPNSVVYVNFGSLAVMSLQDLLEFGFGLVNSNHYFLWIIRTDLVDGNHIVFPQELEEAVKDRGFMASWCAQEEVLNHLSVGGFLTHGGWGSVTESLTAGVPMVCWPVSHDQRVNCRQMCKEWEVGMEIGKNVKRDEVEKLVRELMEGTNGEKMRKKTLEWKKIAEIATGPYGPSSLDVDKLVNEIGVLSRN, from the exons ATGGATTCAGAGCTCATAATGGATCAGAAAAAGCCTCATGTTGTGTTCATACCATTTCCAGCACAAAGCCACATCAAGTGTATGCTTAAACTAGCCCAGCTCCAGCACCACAAGGGCCTTCACATAACCTTTATCAACACTGAGTCGAACCACAGGCGCCTTATCAAGTACGGTGGTCTCAACGATGTTCCTGGTTTTCAATTCAAAACAGTTTCAGACGGTCTGCCTGCTACATCAGAAGACGGTGTTGAACCAACTCAAACAACAATGGAACTTAGTCTTTACCTATTGACTAGTTTTCATGACTCGTTTCTTGATCTTGTATCTGGGCTTGAAAATCGACCTACTTGTATTATATCTGATGGTTTTATGACGTTTACAAACATCATGGGTGCTGCAGAGAAGCTAAAGATTCCGGTCGTCCTTTTCTGGACGATGGCTGCGTGTGGTTACATGGCGTATTATCAGTCTAAAGTTCTTATGGACAAAGGACTTATCCCACTAAAAG ATGAGAGTTACTTGACAAACGGGTACATTGATACGCTGATAGACTGGGTCCCGGGAATGGAAAACGTCCGGTTAAGGGATCTACCTGAATACATATTAGCCACAAAACCTGATGACATGGCCTTAAATTGGGTTTTAGGTGTAGCTCGGCTTGCTGATCAAGTTTCACACATGATCATCCATACTTTTGAAGAACTAGAAACTAGTCTCATCAAAGAGATTAAATCCGTCGTACCTAACGTCTATACAATCGGACCTCTTCAGTTGCATCTAAATCAAATTACAGAAAAACAAGTCAATAACTCGAATTTCAACAGATATAGTTTATGGGAGGAAGAACCCGAGTGTATCCAGTGGCTCAATTCAAAGGAACCTAACTCTGTGGTGTACGTCAATTTTGGAAGTTTAGCAGTTATGTCGTTGCAAGACTTGTTAGAATTCGGTTTTGGACTTGTTAACAGCAACCACTATTTCCTTTGGATTATACGGACCGATCTGGTCGATGGGAACCATATAGTTTTCCCCCAAGAACTCGAAGAGGCGGTTAAAGATAGAGGCTTTATGGCAAGCTGGTGCGCACAAGAAGAGGTGTTGAACCACCTGTCGGTTGGCGGGTTCTTGACTCATGGTGGATGGGGTTCGGTGACCGAAAGCTTGACGGCTGGGGTCCCAATGGTGTGTTGGCCCGTTTCTCATGATCAGAGAGTTAATTGTAGACAAATGTGTAAGGAATGGGAGGTTGGTATGGAAATTGGGAAGAATGTGAAGAGGGATGAAGTTGAGAAGCTTGTGAGGGAGTTAATGGAGGGGACCAACGGTGAGAAAATGAGAAAGAAGACGTTAGAATGGAAGAAAATAGCGGAAATCGCAACAGGTCCCTACGGACCGTCTTCTTTAGATGTCGACAAACTGGTTAATGAAATCGGTGTGTTGTCGAGAAACTAG
- the LOC139894021 gene encoding MICOS complex subunit MIC10-like — MSENKEIPPQYDLNAKWDACLDLGVRRFVYASASGAFAGLLFFRSPVTRWASIAFGAGIGIGSAYSDCSQKFDTPVAKD; from the exons ATGTCGGAAAATAAAGAGATTCCGCCTCAATATGATCTGAATGCAAAATGGGATGCTTGTTTGGATTTAGGTGTTCGTCGATTCGTTTACGCCTCTGCTTCCGGTGCTTTCGCCGGACTTCTGTTTTTCC GTTCCCCGGTTACACGCTGGGCATCAATTGCTTTTGGTGCAGGAATTGGTATTGGATCTGCCTACTCAGATTGCTCTCAAAAGTTTGATACGCCAGTTGCTAAG gaTTGA